The Streptomyces aurantiacus genome includes a region encoding these proteins:
- a CDS encoding 4'-phosphopantetheinyl transferase family protein yields MIEELLPESVVAVEAHTDEHTEGTTPVPGLYPEEEALIARAVEKRRREFTVVRGCARRAMEKLGVPPQAVLPGDRGAPRWPDGLVGSMTHCEGYAAAALARATDLASLGIDAEPHLPLPDDVLSSVALPDEDRRLSALAGEHAAIHWDRLLFSAKESVYKAWFPLTGKWLDFAEADIEVFMDPGRTTSGGFRAALLVPGPVVDGRRVGRFEGRWTVGRGLVATSVSVPHERG; encoded by the coding sequence GTGATCGAGGAACTGCTCCCGGAATCCGTCGTGGCCGTGGAGGCACACACGGACGAGCACACCGAGGGCACGACGCCGGTCCCCGGGCTGTACCCCGAGGAAGAGGCGCTGATCGCGCGCGCCGTCGAGAAACGGCGCCGTGAGTTCACCGTGGTGCGCGGGTGCGCGCGGCGCGCCATGGAGAAGCTCGGCGTACCCCCGCAGGCCGTCCTGCCCGGCGACCGGGGCGCCCCGCGGTGGCCCGACGGGCTGGTCGGCAGCATGACGCACTGCGAGGGCTACGCCGCCGCCGCACTGGCCCGCGCCACCGACCTGGCCTCGCTCGGCATCGACGCGGAGCCGCATCTGCCGCTCCCGGACGACGTGCTGTCGTCGGTGGCGCTGCCCGACGAGGACCGGCGGCTGAGCGCTCTCGCCGGGGAACACGCCGCGATCCACTGGGACCGCCTCCTGTTCAGCGCCAAGGAGTCGGTCTACAAGGCGTGGTTCCCCCTCACCGGGAAGTGGCTCGACTTCGCCGAGGCGGACATCGAGGTCTTCATGGATCCCGGACGCACCACGTCCGGCGGTTTCCGCGCCGCGCTGCTCGTCCCCGGCCCGGTGGTCGACGGCCGTCGCGTCGGCCGCTTCGAAGGACGCTGGACGGTGGGCCGGGGACTCGTCGCGACCTCGGTGAGCGTGCCGCACGAGCGGGGCTGA